One part of the Chryseobacterium mulctrae genome encodes these proteins:
- a CDS encoding ABC1 kinase family protein, with translation MFDKQQRKLKRSAKLISVLSKYGFKDMIARMGKKPEGDFAQSDEIISKGTVYERIRLALEELGPTFVKLGQTFSNREDLLPPELIQELQKLQDRVEVVEMNVEEILENEFNIIPKEHFSEIIAKPLATASIAQVYKATLTSGEEVILKIKKPDVLSVIEDDLLLIKDLVKLISTYSEIGSKLNLKQAISTFEKSLLEEVSLVNERNNIQQFALNFKGNKETYVPKVYDEFSNNNVLCMEFIDGIKVTDKDELLKHNIDPVVVSEVGLRLFVSQILDYGFFHADPHAGNILVKKDGKVVFIDFGAVGKIQPNDKEILESLIVAFVAKNSHKIVRHLKKMAVSYEIPDERRFENDVEEVLNFVHSTSLKDIDPNIIINKMKDVLKDNRLYMPDYFYLLFKGIGLIEGVGRTINPDLDIVKSLHPYTKKIFTKKISPKKLLKTGMEKVMTFTDNVDEIPKELRSVLQKLDDNSFTISSEIKNIDKTNQLIKSSIINLILAMVLGANIIATAIVFVSESGPRIGEMSLVAVLGFCFSVLLVIILLLRITRK, from the coding sequence ATGTTTGACAAGCAACAGCGAAAACTCAAAAGATCGGCAAAACTGATTTCTGTTTTAAGCAAATACGGATTCAAAGATATGATCGCAAGAATGGGCAAAAAACCGGAAGGGGATTTTGCACAATCTGATGAAATTATATCTAAAGGAACAGTTTACGAAAGAATTCGTCTCGCTTTGGAAGAGCTGGGTCCCACATTTGTGAAACTTGGGCAAACTTTTAGCAATCGTGAAGACCTGCTTCCACCGGAACTGATTCAGGAGCTTCAAAAACTTCAGGACAGGGTAGAAGTAGTGGAAATGAATGTAGAGGAAATTCTTGAAAATGAATTTAATATTATTCCCAAAGAACATTTCTCGGAAATTATTGCAAAACCTTTGGCAACCGCTTCTATTGCTCAGGTTTACAAAGCGACTTTAACTTCTGGTGAAGAAGTAATCTTAAAAATAAAAAAACCGGACGTTTTATCGGTTATTGAAGATGATTTATTATTGATAAAAGATTTGGTAAAACTGATTTCAACCTACTCTGAAATAGGTTCTAAACTCAATCTGAAACAGGCAATTTCCACTTTTGAAAAATCTTTGCTTGAAGAAGTTTCTTTGGTGAATGAAAGAAATAATATCCAACAGTTCGCTCTGAATTTTAAAGGTAATAAAGAAACTTACGTTCCTAAAGTCTACGATGAATTTTCTAACAATAATGTATTGTGTATGGAATTTATCGACGGAATAAAGGTGACCGATAAAGATGAATTACTAAAACATAATATTGATCCGGTTGTTGTTTCTGAAGTCGGTTTAAGGCTTTTTGTTTCGCAGATTTTAGATTACGGATTTTTCCACGCCGATCCTCATGCAGGAAATATTCTGGTGAAAAAAGATGGAAAAGTTGTTTTCATTGACTTCGGTGCCGTTGGGAAAATTCAGCCGAATGATAAAGAGATTTTGGAAAGTTTAATTGTTGCTTTTGTAGCTAAAAATTCTCATAAAATTGTTCGCCATCTGAAAAAAATGGCAGTGAGTTATGAAATTCCGGATGAAAGAAGATTTGAAAATGATGTTGAAGAAGTATTGAATTTCGTTCATAGTACTTCTTTAAAAGATATTGATCCGAATATTATTATCAATAAAATGAAAGATGTTCTGAAAGATAACAGGTTGTACATGCCCGATTATTTTTATCTTTTATTTAAAGGAATTGGTTTGATAGAAGGTGTGGGAAGAACGATTAATCCTGATCTGGATATTGTAAAAAGCCTTCATCCGTACACAAAAAAAATATTCACCAAGAAAATCAGCCCTAAAAAACTCCTGAAAACAGGAATGGAAAAGGTAATGACTTTCACCGATAATGTAGATGAAATTCCTAAAGAACTGCGATCTGTACTACAAAAATTAGATGATAATAGTTTTACGATTTCAAGTGAAATAAAAAATATTGACAAAACGAATCAATTAATAAAATCAAGCATTATCAATCTTATTTTAGCGATGGTTTTGGGTGCAAATATTATTGCAACAGCCATTGTTTTTGTTTCAGAATCGGGACCGAGAATTGGAGAGATGTCTTTGGTGGCAGTTTTAGGATTTTGTTTTTCAGTGTTACTTGTTATCATCCTTTTGCTTAGAATTACGAGAAAATAA
- the pheA gene encoding prephenate dehydratase: MKIAYLGPQASFTQLAASQIFPNEELVPQSSILDCFNAVKNNEVDKAVVPLENSIEGTVSMTLDYLYDFEVFIETELVMPIAHHLMIHPNNETFEKVISHPQALAQTFHFRYENFKDIPSQDFSSTAASAKLVSENPQEKWAAVANRYSAKLYGLKIIHENIQDFEQNHTKFIVISKTKSALDIPLPRTSEKTSLIITLPEDHAGGLHQVLSVFAWRKMNLSKIESRTLKTGLGNYFFFINVASEWHNVLSQNAIDEIISLGSNVKFLGHYNEYVFEE; encoded by the coding sequence ATGAAAATAGCATACCTCGGTCCACAAGCCAGTTTCACACAATTAGCAGCGTCTCAGATTTTCCCGAATGAAGAATTAGTTCCTCAGTCGAGTATTTTGGATTGTTTTAACGCAGTGAAAAATAATGAAGTAGATAAAGCCGTAGTTCCATTAGAAAACTCTATTGAAGGAACAGTTTCGATGACCCTCGATTATCTCTATGATTTTGAGGTTTTTATTGAAACCGAATTGGTGATGCCAATTGCGCATCATTTGATGATTCATCCCAATAACGAAACTTTTGAGAAAGTGATTTCTCATCCTCAAGCTTTGGCGCAGACTTTTCATTTCAGATACGAAAATTTTAAAGATATTCCTTCACAGGATTTCAGTTCTACAGCAGCTTCAGCAAAGCTGGTTTCTGAAAACCCTCAGGAAAAATGGGCAGCAGTTGCCAACCGATATTCTGCAAAACTGTATGGCTTAAAAATTATTCATGAAAATATTCAGGATTTTGAGCAGAATCACACCAAGTTTATTGTGATCTCAAAAACAAAATCTGCTTTAGATATTCCTTTACCCAGAACTTCAGAAAAAACGTCTTTAATCATTACGCTTCCCGAAGATCATGCAGGAGGTCTTCATCAGGTGCTTTCAGTTTTTGCTTGGCGAAAAATGAATCTCTCTAAAATCGAAAGCAGAACACTGAAAACAGGTTTGGGAAATTATTTTTTCTTCATCAATGTAGCAAGTGAATGGCACAATGTTCTGTCTCAAAATGCAATCGATGAGATTATTTCATTAGGTTCTAATGTGAAATTTTTAGGACATTATAATGAATATGTTTTTGAAGAATAG
- a CDS encoding DEAD/DEAH box helicase: protein MEKLTFADFDLPVKVLDVLADLNLFEPTPIQEKSIGPILSGRDVMGIAQTGTGKTLAYLLPVLKTWKYNKNGNPTVVVLVPTRELVVQVTEIVEKLTENLTARVIGIYGGKNINTQKLLFNDGCDILVGTPGRIMDLAIDNAISLKEVQKLIIDEFDEMLNLGFRPQLTHIFEMMREKRQNILFSATMTEAVDDMLDEYFAGPIEISLAKSGTPLEKIEQTAYKVENFNTKINLLEHLLKSNEDMSKVLIFANNKKHADLLFTQINELFPEDFDVIHSNKSQNYRLKAMKRFENEEIRGLITTDVMARGLDISDITHVVNFETPEVPEQYIHRIGRTGRADKDGKAITFVTKKEDDWALDIELLMDKELAYIDFPEEVKINPKKIASEEDQIVMKNPAHAKLFDGGGAFHEKKDKNKKENWGGPSKRKTPKKFGANRAQQKAIYKSKRKK, encoded by the coding sequence ATGGAAAAACTCACTTTTGCAGACTTTGACCTTCCGGTTAAAGTTCTTGATGTTTTAGCAGATTTAAATTTATTTGAGCCCACTCCAATTCAGGAAAAAAGTATCGGTCCGATTCTTTCGGGAAGAGATGTGATGGGAATTGCACAAACGGGAACAGGAAAAACGTTAGCTTATTTATTACCGGTTTTAAAAACATGGAAATACAATAAAAACGGAAATCCTACCGTGGTTGTTTTGGTTCCTACAAGAGAATTGGTTGTTCAGGTAACAGAAATTGTAGAAAAACTGACAGAGAATCTTACTGCAAGAGTAATCGGAATTTATGGTGGGAAAAATATCAACACACAGAAGCTATTGTTCAATGATGGTTGTGATATTTTGGTAGGAACTCCCGGTAGAATCATGGATTTAGCGATTGATAACGCAATTTCATTAAAAGAAGTTCAAAAATTGATCATTGATGAATTTGATGAAATGCTGAATTTAGGTTTCAGACCACAGTTAACACATATCTTTGAAATGATGCGTGAGAAAAGACAGAATATTCTTTTTTCAGCAACGATGACTGAAGCCGTTGATGATATGTTGGATGAATATTTTGCTGGTCCGATCGAGATTTCTTTGGCAAAATCTGGAACTCCGCTTGAAAAAATCGAGCAGACTGCTTATAAAGTTGAAAACTTCAATACGAAGATCAATTTATTAGAACATTTGTTGAAAAGCAATGAAGATATGTCTAAAGTATTGATTTTTGCGAACAATAAAAAGCATGCAGATTTACTTTTCACCCAAATTAATGAGCTTTTCCCGGAAGATTTTGATGTAATTCACTCCAATAAATCTCAGAACTACAGACTAAAAGCGATGAAGCGCTTTGAAAATGAAGAAATTAGAGGTTTGATTACGACTGACGTTATGGCGAGAGGTCTTGACATTTCAGATATTACCCATGTTGTAAATTTTGAAACTCCAGAAGTTCCTGAACAGTATATTCACAGAATTGGTAGAACGGGTAGAGCAGATAAAGATGGTAAGGCGATCACTTTCGTAACGAAAAAAGAGGATGATTGGGCTTTAGATATCGAGTTGTTGATGGATAAAGAATTGGCATACATCGACTTCCCTGAAGAGGTGAAAATCAACCCTAAGAAAATTGCATCTGAAGAAGATCAGATTGTGATGAAAAATCCGGCTCATGCAAAACTTTTTGACGGTGGAGGAGCTTTCCATGAGAAAAAAGACAAGAATAAAAAAGAAAACTGGGGTGGACCTTCCAAAAGAAAAACGCCCAAGAAATTCGGAGCAAACAGAGCACAACAGAAAGCAATTTATAAGTCTAAGAGAAAAAAATAA
- a CDS encoding iron-containing alcohol dehydrogenase — protein MLNFEFKNPTKILFGKGEIAKISNEIPKDAKILIIYGGGSIKKNGVYDQVKEALKDHDLHEFGGVPANPEYEVLVNALNFIKENKINYLLAVGGGSVIDGVKFLSAAANYEGEPWEILKKPVRTFEGEGMPFGTILTLPATGSEMNSGYVISRRETNEKLSSGGPGLFPQFSVLDPEVIRSIPKNQIANGIADAYTHVLEQYMTAPSSADLQERIAESILISLQNAAPKVMSDEFDYNAAGNFMWCCTMALNGLIQKGVITDWAVHAMGHELTAYYGIDHARTLAVVAPSHYRYNFDAKKGKLAQYAERVWGITEGSTEEKAEQAVVKLEEFFHSLQIQTKLSDYTQDFAGTAERVEKAFTERNWLGLGENKNLTPQDAFKIVEMSY, from the coding sequence ATGCTTAATTTCGAGTTTAAAAATCCCACAAAAATACTTTTCGGAAAAGGTGAAATTGCAAAAATTTCAAATGAAATTCCTAAAGATGCCAAAATCTTAATTATTTACGGTGGCGGAAGCATCAAGAAAAACGGTGTTTACGATCAGGTAAAAGAAGCTTTAAAAGATCATGATTTACATGAATTTGGCGGCGTTCCTGCCAATCCGGAATATGAAGTTCTGGTGAATGCTTTAAATTTCATCAAAGAAAACAAAATCAATTATCTTCTTGCTGTTGGTGGCGGATCGGTGATTGACGGCGTTAAATTTCTTTCTGCAGCTGCTAATTACGAAGGTGAGCCTTGGGAAATTCTTAAAAAACCGGTTCGTACTTTTGAAGGTGAAGGAATGCCCTTCGGTACCATTCTTACGTTGCCTGCAACAGGATCTGAAATGAATTCAGGATATGTAATTTCAAGAAGAGAAACCAACGAAAAATTATCTTCAGGCGGACCAGGATTGTTTCCGCAATTTTCAGTTTTAGATCCGGAAGTAATCAGATCGATTCCTAAAAATCAGATTGCAAACGGAATTGCAGATGCTTATACACACGTTTTAGAACAATATATGACGGCTCCGTCTTCTGCTGATCTTCAGGAAAGAATTGCCGAAAGTATTTTGATAAGTCTTCAGAATGCCGCTCCAAAAGTGATGTCTGATGAGTTTGATTATAATGCTGCAGGAAATTTTATGTGGTGTTGTACGATGGCTCTAAACGGTTTAATCCAAAAAGGAGTGATTACCGATTGGGCAGTTCACGCAATGGGGCACGAACTAACCGCTTATTATGGAATTGATCATGCAAGAACTTTAGCTGTAGTTGCACCTTCACATTACCGTTATAATTTTGATGCTAAAAAAGGAAAACTGGCACAATACGCAGAGCGAGTTTGGGGAATTACTGAAGGAAGTACCGAAGAAAAAGCTGAACAAGCGGTTGTGAAACTGGAAGAGTTTTTCCACAGTCTTCAAATTCAGACTAAATTATCAGATTACACGCAAGATTTTGCCGGAACTGCAGAAAGAGTTGAAAAAGCTTTTACTGAAAGAAATTGGTTAGGTTTGGGTGAAAATAAAAACCTTACTCCTCAGGATGCTTTCAAAATCGTTGAGATGAGTTATTAA
- a CDS encoding peroxiredoxin — translation MSIKLGDTAPNFKADSSLGNIDFYEYLGNSWGILFSHPADFTPVCTTELGFTSKLQSDFEKKNTKVIALSVDGVEDHKKWVNDINETQNTEVRFPIIADKDRKVSEQYDFIHPNASATATVRSLLIIDPDKKVRLIITYPASTGRNFNEINRVLDSLQLVDSHKIATPVNWNDGDDVIIPPSISTEDARNIFPKGVTEIKPYLRYTPQPNK, via the coding sequence ATGTCAATCAAACTAGGAGATACCGCACCCAACTTTAAGGCAGATTCATCATTAGGAAATATTGATTTTTACGAATACTTAGGAAATTCTTGGGGGATTTTATTTTCTCACCCTGCAGATTTTACTCCGGTTTGTACGACAGAATTAGGTTTTACTTCAAAACTGCAGTCAGATTTTGAGAAAAAAAATACAAAGGTTATCGCATTAAGCGTAGATGGAGTAGAAGATCACAAGAAGTGGGTTAATGATATTAACGAAACTCAAAATACAGAAGTGAGGTTTCCGATAATTGCAGATAAAGACAGAAAAGTTTCTGAACAATATGATTTTATACATCCGAACGCTTCTGCAACTGCAACAGTTCGTTCATTATTAATTATTGATCCTGATAAGAAAGTGAGATTGATTATTACGTATCCTGCTTCTACAGGAAGAAATTTTAATGAAATCAACAGAGTTTTAGATTCTCTTCAGCTCGTAGATTCTCATAAAATAGCAACGCCTGTCAACTGGAATGATGGTGACGATGTGATTATTCCACCGTCTATTTCTACAGAAGATGCTCGAAATATTTTTCCTAAAGGTGTTACCGAAATAAAACCTTATTTACGATACACACCGCAACCCAATAAATAG
- a CDS encoding GDSL-type esterase/lipase family protein, with product MKKILSVVLLLTFALIFAQEKQPMFWQDIQNFKKLDQENAPPKNSILLVGSSSFTKWQDVSDYFPGKTIINRGFGGSRLTDLNYFSEDLLSPYQPKQIIIYCGENDFADDAQLKADVVVDRYKTFYKKIREKFPNIQVDYISIKYSPSRENLWPQMKEANKKIAKFMKKEKNADFIDITKVMNDANGNIRKDLFIEDMLHITPEGYRLWTNVMNPYIK from the coding sequence ATGAAGAAGATTTTATCGGTAGTATTGCTACTGACTTTCGCCCTGATTTTCGCTCAGGAAAAACAACCAATGTTCTGGCAGGACATTCAGAATTTCAAAAAATTAGATCAGGAAAACGCACCGCCAAAAAATTCTATTCTTTTAGTAGGGAGCTCATCATTCACAAAATGGCAGGATGTTTCAGATTATTTTCCAGGTAAAACTATTATCAACAGGGGTTTCGGAGGATCAAGATTGACCGATTTAAACTATTTTTCTGAAGATTTATTGAGCCCTTATCAACCTAAACAGATCATTATTTATTGCGGAGAAAATGATTTTGCAGATGATGCGCAATTAAAAGCCGATGTTGTAGTTGACCGATACAAAACATTCTACAAAAAAATACGTGAGAAATTCCCGAACATTCAGGTTGATTATATTTCAATAAAATATTCTCCGAGTCGCGAAAATCTGTGGCCTCAAATGAAAGAAGCCAACAAAAAAATTGCGAAGTTTATGAAAAAAGAAAAAAATGCTGATTTCATAGACATTACAAAAGTGATGAATGATGCTAACGGAAACATCAGAAAAGATCTTTTTATAGAAGACATGCTTCATATTACGCCAGAAGGTTACAGACTTTGGACCAACGTGATGAATCCTTATATTAAATAA
- a CDS encoding mechanosensitive ion channel family protein: MDYGLSYVDTVYKVLENWYIAFAKLTPKLVVGILVFLFFLFTSKYLSKLAVKIMHKVFPNSKKEGSVVTIIGIFRFIIMMMGSFIALEIMGFSGFLWKFIGSLGVAGVIAGVALKDLVSSIFSGMLIGIDKAFKVGDYITIGNHSGTVQEIGFLTTKMITDDGKKAYIPNQVIFNAPFYNITASPQRRIILDFEIPADEDVSKAQQGILDVIKNLENIDKLETAEVNFTSLKQGIFNLQAKFWIAVGSNMLHIKSEALEKIKKRLDADNIPLVTPTSINLVNQASEQANPNDKLGL, encoded by the coding sequence ATGGATTATGGCTTAAGCTACGTAGATACAGTGTATAAAGTTTTAGAGAATTGGTATATCGCATTTGCCAAGCTCACGCCGAAGCTTGTAGTGGGTATTTTAGTTTTTTTATTTTTTCTTTTCACCAGTAAATATCTTAGTAAGCTTGCCGTAAAAATCATGCACAAGGTTTTTCCTAATAGTAAAAAGGAAGGATCTGTAGTGACAATTATCGGAATTTTCAGATTTATCATCATGATGATGGGATCATTTATTGCTCTTGAAATCATGGGATTTAGTGGCTTTTTATGGAAGTTTATCGGTAGTTTAGGTGTTGCCGGTGTAATTGCCGGTGTTGCTCTGAAAGATTTGGTATCAAGTATTTTCTCAGGAATGCTGATCGGGATTGATAAAGCTTTCAAAGTGGGAGATTATATCACGATAGGAAATCATTCGGGAACTGTGCAGGAAATAGGTTTTCTAACGACAAAAATGATTACCGATGACGGAAAAAAAGCATATATTCCGAATCAGGTCATTTTTAATGCACCGTTTTACAATATTACAGCATCACCGCAGAGAAGAATTATTTTAGATTTTGAAATTCCTGCCGATGAAGATGTCAGCAAAGCACAGCAAGGGATTTTAGATGTTATCAAAAATTTAGAAAACATCGATAAGCTTGAAACTGCTGAGGTAAATTTCACAAGCTTAAAACAAGGGATTTTCAATCTTCAGGCTAAATTCTGGATTGCGGTTGGTTCTAATATGCTTCACATCAAAAGTGAGGCTTTAGAAAAGATAAAAAAACGTCTCGATGCAGACAACATCCCTTTGGTTACGCCGACAAGCATCAATTTGGTGAATCAGGCCAGTGAACAGGCAAATCCTAATGACAAATTAGGTCTATAA
- a CDS encoding phosphoenolpyruvate carboxylase: MIHEQRAEKFRQIVENKFQIYNSLFMSLPYDKMTNIGMLLPFLCEESKNGYNEGKTPVEIVEEFFKNHTDLETEEQKLELLFKIIQYIERQVVLFDSIEDAAFPGLHSESDNGTVTNLYERSFHDHKLEKVREKLKDFTVKVVFTAHPTQFYPSSVQRIIHDLRKAITDDSITNIDTLLQQLGKTPFVNKEKPTPIDEALSIIHYLRYVYYDTIGELFTKIRKTFDNGHFNLHEDIIQLGFWPGGDRDGNPFVTAPVTKRVSEELRTAILKSYYGNLKDVRRRLSFRGVSEILTQLSNELYTAIFRNEKITTEDILKRLNDVEQILINEHNSLFLDFLQNFRDRVKIFGTHFATLDIRQDSRIHQKVIDDVYAKLFGNLEADHVEKFNKLIEVSEKIETESFDEIVSDTLINVAQIKEIQELNGLRGMNRYIISNSDAVKDVMNVYAFFKISGYKDEEIDMDIVPLFETMEGLANAENVMNELYQNPVYQKHLKRRGNQQTIMLGFSDGTKDGGYLKANWEIYKAKEVLTKLSEENGIKVIFFDGRGGPPARGGGKTHDFYASQGKTIANNKIELTIQGQTITSIFGNKEQAKYNFEQLLTAGVENDVFKNSKKDLTEKERALIIELADISYQKYSDLKAHPMFVPYLQEMSTLEYYGKTNIGSRPSKRGGDSELKFEDLRAIPFVGSWSQLKQNVPGFFGFGFAMQQMKEQGRFEEVIDLYKGSDFFKTLVLNSMMSMNKSYFPLTYYIKNNPKFGEFWNVLFSEYNLSKDIMLELTGFKQLQQEDPLSRKSVKIRERIVLPLLSIQQYALMKIQKGEGNKEAYEKLVTRSLFGNINASRNSA; the protein is encoded by the coding sequence ATGATACACGAACAGCGCGCAGAAAAATTCAGGCAGATTGTGGAAAATAAGTTCCAAATCTACAATTCATTATTTATGAGCCTGCCTTATGATAAAATGACCAATATCGGGATGTTGCTTCCGTTTCTTTGTGAAGAAAGTAAAAACGGTTATAATGAAGGGAAAACTCCTGTAGAAATAGTTGAAGAATTTTTTAAAAATCATACCGATTTAGAAACTGAAGAACAAAAACTCGAACTGCTTTTTAAAATTATACAATATATTGAAAGACAAGTAGTTTTGTTTGATAGTATTGAAGATGCTGCATTTCCCGGATTGCACTCTGAAAGCGACAACGGCACGGTTACCAATCTTTATGAAAGATCTTTTCACGATCATAAATTGGAGAAAGTACGTGAAAAACTGAAAGATTTCACGGTTAAAGTTGTTTTTACAGCGCACCCGACTCAGTTTTATCCGAGTTCTGTACAACGTATCATTCATGATTTAAGAAAGGCGATTACAGATGATTCTATTACGAATATTGATACACTTTTGCAGCAACTAGGGAAAACACCTTTTGTGAATAAAGAAAAGCCAACTCCGATTGATGAAGCGTTGAGTATCATTCATTATTTGCGATATGTTTATTATGATACGATTGGAGAATTATTTACGAAAATCAGAAAAACTTTTGATAACGGACATTTTAATTTGCATGAAGATATTATTCAGCTAGGTTTTTGGCCAGGAGGTGACCGTGACGGAAATCCTTTTGTGACGGCTCCTGTTACAAAAAGAGTTTCGGAAGAGCTTCGTACCGCAATTCTGAAATCTTATTACGGGAATTTGAAAGATGTGAGAAGAAGATTGAGCTTCAGAGGGGTATCTGAAATTTTAACGCAGTTGAGTAATGAACTTTACACTGCGATTTTTAGAAATGAAAAAATTACTACGGAAGATATTTTAAAAAGACTGAATGATGTAGAACAAATCTTAATCAACGAACACAATTCTCTGTTTTTAGATTTTCTTCAGAATTTCAGAGACCGTGTGAAAATTTTCGGAACTCACTTTGCAACTTTAGACATTCGTCAGGATAGCAGAATTCACCAAAAAGTAATTGATGATGTCTATGCAAAACTATTCGGAAATTTAGAAGCTGATCATGTTGAAAAATTCAATAAACTGATTGAAGTTTCAGAAAAAATTGAGACGGAATCCTTTGATGAAATTGTTTCAGATACACTCATAAATGTTGCTCAAATCAAAGAAATCCAAGAGTTAAACGGGCTCCGTGGAATGAACCGATATATTATTTCAAATTCTGATGCTGTGAAAGATGTGATGAATGTGTATGCATTTTTCAAAATCTCAGGTTATAAAGATGAAGAAATTGATATGGATATTGTTCCGCTTTTCGAAACAATGGAAGGTCTTGCCAATGCTGAAAATGTGATGAATGAATTGTACCAAAATCCGGTTTATCAGAAACATTTGAAAAGAAGAGGAAATCAACAAACGATTATGCTTGGTTTTTCAGATGGTACAAAAGATGGGGGTTATCTGAAAGCAAACTGGGAAATTTATAAAGCAAAAGAAGTTCTTACCAAGCTTTCAGAAGAAAACGGAATTAAAGTAATTTTCTTCGACGGAAGAGGCGGACCTCCTGCAAGAGGTGGCGGGAAAACCCATGATTTCTACGCATCGCAAGGAAAGACAATTGCCAATAATAAAATTGAATTAACAATTCAGGGACAAACCATTACCAGTATTTTTGGAAATAAAGAACAGGCGAAATATAACTTTGAACAGCTTTTAACAGCCGGAGTTGAGAATGATGTTTTTAAAAACTCTAAAAAAGATTTAACCGAAAAAGAAAGAGCCTTAATTATCGAATTGGCGGATATCAGTTATCAAAAATATTCAGATTTAAAGGCACATCCGATGTTCGTTCCGTATTTGCAGGAAATGAGTACGTTGGAATATTACGGGAAAACCAATATTGGAAGCCGTCCTTCAAAACGTGGTGGCGATAGCGAGCTGAAATTTGAAGATTTAAGAGCAATTCCTTTTGTGGGATCTTGGTCGCAATTGAAGCAGAATGTTCCCGGATTTTTCGGGTTTGGTTTTGCGATGCAACAAATGAAAGAGCAGGGTAGGTTTGAGGAAGTAATCGATTTGTATAAAGGTTCAGACTTCTTTAAAACTTTAGTTTTAAACTCGATGATGAGTATGAACAAATCTTATTTCCCGTTAACGTATTACATTAAAAACAACCCGAAATTTGGTGAATTCTGGAATGTTTTATTTTCTGAATACAATCTTTCAAAGGATATTATGCTTGAATTGACAGGGTTTAAACAACTTCAGCAAGAAGATCCGTTGTCAAGAAAGTCGGTGAAAATAAGAGAAAGAATTGTGCTTCCTTTGTTGAGCATTCAGCAATATGCTTTAATGAAAATTCAGAAAGGCGAAGGCAATAAAGAAGCTTACGAAAAACTGGTAACACGTTCTTTGTTTGGGAATATTAATGCAAGTAGAAATTCAGCGTAA
- a CDS encoding lipocalin-like domain-containing protein yields MKKHLLLFAFSALALTSCEDDDVQGYEMDMLKGEWKTVKTEVISGKDNTTVLNTFTPTGCDTKSITEFRTDYYASYTGFSGVGANCTSQKTEGTYTYSNEDKLLVIKYNNDSERAYRVDILSNTELRLVQLFGNVDVNGDMIIDTSYITYKR; encoded by the coding sequence ATGAAAAAACACTTACTCTTATTTGCCTTTTCTGCATTAGCATTAACATCTTGTGAAGATGATGACGTTCAGGGTTATGAAATGGATATGCTGAAAGGCGAATGGAAAACTGTAAAAACTGAAGTAATATCAGGAAAAGACAATACCACTGTATTAAATACATTCACTCCTACAGGTTGTGACACTAAAAGTATCACAGAGTTCAGAACTGATTATTACGCTTCTTATACTGGTTTTTCAGGAGTAGGTGCAAACTGTACCAGTCAAAAAACAGAAGGAACTTACACATACTCTAATGAGGATAAATTATTGGTTATAAAATATAATAATGACAGCGAAAGAGCATACAGAGTTGATATTCTAAGCAACACAGAACTTAGACTTGTACAGCTCTTTGGAAATGTTGACGTAAATGGTGATATGATCATAGACACCAGTTACATTACTTATAAAAGATAA